One Saprospiraceae bacterium DNA window includes the following coding sequences:
- a CDS encoding mechanosensitive ion channel, producing the protein MEEKTYLDQLIDLGWTFGPKVLTAFALLFGGFWVIKRLTQGFDAFLRRRHVDESLRPFFTSLADTGMKVILIFMVADTVGIETTSFIAVFTAVAFSVGLALQGSLGNFASGVLILLFRPYKVGDLLTVEDTMGFVSEIQIFSTVLTTEHGKKIIVPNSKMTEGPIEKAAKGESVQVEITILLDSENDVAAIRAAADAAAARCPWRLADMDTEVAITGLSRDDMKAEIGWWTLGENYIKTFDFMHEALREEFAARGVKVAKERRRESV; encoded by the coding sequence ATGGAGGAAAAAACGTACCTCGACCAACTGATTGACCTGGGCTGGACCTTTGGCCCCAAAGTGCTTACCGCTTTTGCGTTGCTGTTTGGCGGCTTTTGGGTCATCAAACGTTTGACACAAGGCTTCGATGCCTTTCTGCGCCGCCGCCATGTGGACGAAAGCCTTCGCCCCTTCTTCACTTCCCTCGCGGACACGGGCATGAAGGTCATTTTGATTTTCATGGTAGCCGACACGGTTGGCATCGAGACGACCTCCTTCATCGCGGTTTTTACGGCGGTGGCATTCTCGGTGGGGCTGGCCTTGCAGGGCAGCTTGGGCAATTTCGCCAGCGGCGTGCTCATCCTCTTGTTTCGTCCATACAAAGTGGGCGATTTGCTCACGGTGGAAGACACGATGGGGTTTGTGTCGGAAATTCAGATTTTTAGCACCGTGCTGACCACCGAACACGGAAAGAAGATAATCGTCCCCAACAGCAAAATGACCGAAGGCCCCATAGAGAAAGCGGCAAAAGGCGAATCCGTGCAAGTAGAAATCACTATTCTTCTTGACAGCGAAAACGACGTGGCCGCCATCCGTGCCGCCGCCGATGCCGCCGCCGCTCGCTGCCCGTGGCGATTGGCCGACATGGATACGGAAGTAGCCATCACTGGCCTCAGCCGCGACGACATGAAGGCCGAAATCGGTTGGTGGACGCTGGGCGAAAACTATATCAAGACGTTTGACTTCATGCACGAGGCGCTCAGGGAAGAGTTTGCCGCACGAGGGGTGAAAGTGGCTAAAGAACGACGCAGAGAGAGCGTTTGA
- a CDS encoding SprB repeat-containing protein, with protein sequence MPTPTQAVFVDQFGMAGAECRVTRCELLGNSGWDRILSIGWNNVFCRMSENRYVGNLAISDMALYGSASKIETFSELFSRNKTNHIYRVSPNKHTTIKNALVEGNYVLSTYISRANGTSDSLFLANCVFSNNVPPPESALGGPGKHFRMWNSVLNDSLSDYSVYLFLRGTESSEVEHSFFRNIDCTFYFSNLVCGPGLIVGGDPMFVNPAAGDFRLQGCSPLVNAGNNLHAASIPTDLAGNPRIQDGTVDIGAYETPALALAAAPDVKAACAGLPDGAIALPLVGECPPLAFEWQSGPLSGDSLSGLAPGNYLLTVTDARGNSLTASVTVPAAPAPTLQVDGQPISCFGAADAMLSVRALTGKPPFAYLWSPSGATDSVDTGLGPGPASVTVTDGWGCTATFSFDIPEPDTLQFAATVTRPSTPQSADGGIVVNSVTGGTPPYAYLWEPGGSMEAILAGLSEGTYALTVTDARGCEAAWTFEVKALVGVTEAEGVAMLVIWPNPAGEGAWLRWEGAMPSVLEMYDARGRLVRSERVSAAGAAWRVGLGGLAAGAYAVILRDGSGKAVGVGRLVRGY encoded by the coding sequence GTGCCCACGCCCACACAGGCGGTGTTTGTTGACCAGTTCGGGATGGCGGGGGCGGAGTGCCGGGTGACACGGTGCGAGCTCCTCGGCAACTCGGGCTGGGACAGGATACTTTCGATTGGCTGGAACAATGTCTTTTGCCGGATGAGCGAGAACCGATACGTTGGAAACTTGGCAATCAGCGATATGGCCCTCTACGGAAGCGCCTCCAAGATTGAGACGTTTTCCGAGTTGTTCAGTCGCAACAAAACTAACCACATCTACAGAGTTTCTCCAAACAAGCACACGACCATAAAGAACGCGCTCGTCGAGGGAAACTATGTACTCAGTACCTACATCTCGCGAGCAAACGGGACATCCGACAGCCTGTTTCTCGCAAACTGCGTTTTCTCGAACAATGTGCCCCCCCCAGAATCTGCCTTGGGCGGCCCCGGCAAACATTTCAGGATGTGGAACTCCGTGCTCAACGATTCGCTGAGCGATTATTCGGTGTACTTGTTTCTGCGCGGGACGGAAAGCAGCGAGGTGGAGCATTCTTTTTTTAGAAACATTGACTGCACCTTTTATTTCAGCAATCTCGTGTGCGGCCCCGGCCTCATCGTCGGCGGCGACCCCATGTTCGTCAACCCCGCCGCGGGCGACTTCCGCCTCCAGGGCTGCTCGCCCCTCGTCAACGCCGGCAACAACCTCCACGCCGCCAGCATCCCCACCGACCTCGCCGGAAACCCCCGCATCCAGGACGGCACGGTGGACATCGGCGCCTACGAAACCCCCGCCCTCGCCCTCGCCGCAGCGCCGGACGTCAAGGCCGCCTGCGCGGGCCTGCCCGACGGCGCCATCGCCCTGCCGCTCGTCGGCGAATGCCCGCCCCTCGCCTTCGAGTGGCAGTCCGGCCCCCTCTCCGGCGACTCGCTCTCCGGCCTCGCCCCCGGCAACTACCTGCTCACCGTCACCGACGCCAGGGGAAACTCCCTGACGGCCTCCGTCACGGTGCCCGCCGCCCCCGCGCCCACCCTGCAGGTGGACGGCCAGCCCATCTCCTGCTTCGGCGCCGCCGACGCCATGCTCTCCGTCAGGGCGCTCACCGGGAAGCCCCCCTTCGCCTACCTGTGGTCGCCCTCCGGCGCCACAGACTCGGTGGACACGGGCCTCGGCCCCGGCCCGGCCTCCGTCACCGTCACCGACGGCTGGGGCTGCACGGCCACCTTCTCCTTCGACATCCCCGAGCCGGACACCCTGCAGTTCGCCGCCACCGTCACCCGGCCCTCCACGCCCCAGAGCGCCGACGGGGGCATCGTGGTGAACAGCGTGACGGGCGGCACGCCGCCCTACGCCTACCTGTGGGAGCCGGGCGGCAGCATGGAGGCCATTCTTGCGGGGCTGTCGGAGGGCACCTACGCGCTGACGGTGACGGACGCGCGGGGCTGCGAGGCGGCGTGGACGTTCGAGGTGAAGGCGCTGGTGGGCGTGACGGAGGCGGAGGGCGTGGCCATGCTGGTCATCTGGCCGAACCCGGCGGGGGAGGGGGCGTGGCTGCGGTGGGAGGGGGCGATGCCGTCGGTGCTGGAGATGTACGACGCTCGGGGTCGGCTGGTTCGGTCGGAGCGGGTGTCGGCGGCGGGCGCGGCGTGGCGGGTGGGTCTGGGGGGCTTGGCCGCCGGGGCGTACGCGGTGATTTTGCGCGATGGGAGTGGCAAGGCGGTGGGTGTGGGAAGGTTGGTGAGGGGTTATTGA
- a CDS encoding TonB-dependent receptor, with the protein MKHFNKKFLLTLVWSFVLSGSALFGQRQITGRVTDADNGEALIGASVIVKGTTVGAITDFDGRYTLRLPDDATEIRYSYTGYAEVVLAIGTSDVMDVQLSPGTALDEVLVIGYGSVKKEDATGTVNAVSEKSFNRGAIVNPEQLLAGKVAGVSITPNSGEPGAAASIRIRGGTSVGASNEPLFVIDGVPLKNDGYAGGRNPLNFLNPSDIETITVLKDASAAAIYGSRGANGVIIITTKKGQKGARPRLTYDGYYTTSSFNEKPNVLNAEQFRNVVTFVAPNRLEKLGNANTNWFDEITQTAGGHSHSLSFSNGGTNSGFRASVGYQQLEGVMRTSELERTSISINYNQAMFDDRLNINVNAKGALTTNQFDPGQIGAAWALDPTQPVYDPSNTAFGGFFEYGFSGAPRNPVSAYSQIENRGKAFRNLGNLEAEYFFKNWVPGLSAKINLGYDATNGEQQIFTPTTYQNKIVSNRDGNIRSEGFSRINPLLEYYMNYRKELGENHRFDVTGGYSYQDFIEKYQGYDAFDLTTNSLGVGGAGSALQSIPFFSEVQNRLISFFGRVNYSFKDRYLFTATVRRDGSTRFGPNNRWGTFPSAAFAWRIMQEDWAQGISSTLSDLKLRLSYGITGNQDILNFGYLPTYRFGDVRARYQFGFDNGQPVFVTTARPNGYDPNLKWEETSSYNVGLDFGFLNGRINGSIDYYYKRTKDLLFTVNIPAGTNLTDRILTNIGELENKGIELALDGYVLNKRDLSWNLGFNIAANQNKVLAIDRISDQGVLTGGISGGVGNFVQILQVGQPVNSFFVFKQKFDANGKPLTDGVDYNDDGVINLADMYEDVNGDGKVDDNDKRPFKKPAADLLIGITSSFNFKGIDLTFTLRGNAGNYVYNNNASNGGYFNRVNERGDIFLNNLHTSALVSNFNGPQYFSDFYVEDASFLRMDNITLGYTLPKMPGRSSLRLYVTAQNPFVWTRYTGLNPEVAGGIDNNPYPWSRAYVFGMSLGL; encoded by the coding sequence ATGAAGCACTTTAACAAAAAATTTCTCCTAACACTTGTTTGGAGCTTTGTCCTGTCGGGGAGCGCGCTCTTCGGTCAGCGGCAAATAACAGGCAGGGTGACGGATGCCGACAATGGCGAGGCGCTCATCGGGGCCAGCGTTATTGTAAAAGGTACAACCGTCGGCGCTATCACGGATTTTGACGGGCGCTACACACTTCGCCTGCCCGACGACGCGACCGAAATCAGATATTCCTACACTGGTTATGCTGAAGTAGTACTGGCCATTGGCACCTCCGATGTCATGGACGTCCAGCTGTCGCCGGGCACCGCGCTCGACGAAGTGTTGGTCATTGGTTATGGCAGCGTAAAAAAGGAAGATGCCACAGGAACGGTGAACGCGGTGAGCGAAAAAAGTTTCAACCGCGGCGCCATTGTGAACCCTGAGCAACTCTTGGCGGGCAAAGTGGCGGGGGTATCTATCACCCCCAACAGCGGCGAGCCGGGTGCTGCCGCTTCCATCCGCATTCGGGGAGGCACCTCGGTGGGAGCCAGCAACGAGCCTTTGTTTGTCATTGACGGGGTGCCGCTCAAGAATGACGGCTATGCAGGCGGCCGCAACCCGCTCAATTTTCTCAACCCTTCCGACATCGAGACCATCACGGTGCTGAAAGATGCCTCAGCGGCGGCCATTTATGGTTCGCGGGGAGCCAACGGGGTCATCATCATCACCACCAAAAAAGGTCAGAAAGGCGCGAGACCTCGCCTCACTTACGACGGCTATTACACGACCTCCTCTTTTAATGAAAAGCCCAACGTGCTGAACGCGGAGCAGTTCCGCAACGTGGTGACATTCGTGGCACCCAACCGTTTGGAAAAACTGGGCAACGCCAACACCAACTGGTTCGACGAAATCACACAGACCGCCGGCGGCCACAGCCATTCGCTGAGCTTCTCCAACGGCGGCACCAATTCTGGGTTCCGCGCGTCGGTAGGCTATCAGCAATTGGAAGGCGTGATGCGCACCTCCGAACTGGAGCGTACCAGCATCTCCATCAACTATAATCAGGCGATGTTCGACGACCGCCTGAATATCAACGTGAACGCCAAGGGCGCACTGACCACCAACCAATTCGACCCCGGCCAAATCGGTGCCGCATGGGCGCTCGACCCCACGCAACCTGTGTACGACCCCTCGAACACGGCCTTTGGTGGGTTCTTTGAGTATGGTTTTTCAGGTGCGCCGCGCAACCCCGTGTCGGCTTATTCGCAAATTGAAAACCGAGGCAAGGCATTCCGCAACCTCGGCAACCTCGAAGCAGAGTATTTTTTCAAAAACTGGGTACCCGGGCTGAGCGCCAAAATCAACCTCGGCTACGACGCCACCAACGGCGAGCAGCAGATTTTCACACCGACGACTTATCAGAACAAAATCGTCAGCAACCGCGACGGCAACATCCGCAGCGAAGGGTTCTCGCGCATCAACCCCTTGTTGGAGTACTACATGAACTACCGCAAGGAACTTGGCGAAAACCATCGCTTCGACGTGACAGGGGGCTACTCTTATCAGGATTTCATCGAAAAATATCAAGGCTACGATGCCTTCGACCTCACCACCAACAGCTTGGGCGTGGGTGGCGCAGGCTCGGCCCTGCAATCCATCCCCTTCTTTAGCGAGGTGCAAAACCGCCTGATTTCCTTCTTCGGCAGGGTCAATTACTCGTTCAAAGACCGCTATCTGTTTACGGCGACGGTGCGCCGCGACGGCTCCACCCGTTTCGGCCCCAACAATCGCTGGGGCACATTCCCCTCCGCCGCTTTCGCTTGGCGCATCATGCAAGAGGACTGGGCGCAGGGCATCAGCTCTACCCTCTCCGATTTGAAGCTCCGCTTGAGCTATGGCATCACGGGCAACCAAGACATCCTCAACTTTGGCTACTTGCCCACTTACCGCTTCGGCGACGTGCGCGCACGCTACCAGTTCGGCTTCGACAACGGCCAACCCGTCTTCGTCACCACCGCGCGCCCGAATGGCTACGACCCCAACCTGAAATGGGAAGAGACTTCTTCCTACAACGTTGGACTTGACTTCGGCTTCCTCAATGGTCGCATCAACGGCTCTATTGACTACTACTACAAGCGCACCAAAGATTTGCTTTTCACCGTCAACATCCCGGCAGGCACCAACCTGACCGACCGCATCCTGACCAACATCGGCGAACTGGAAAACAAAGGCATCGAACTCGCCCTTGATGGCTATGTGCTCAACAAGCGCGACCTGTCGTGGAATCTGGGCTTCAACATCGCTGCCAACCAAAACAAAGTGCTGGCGATTGACCGCATCAGTGACCAAGGCGTGCTGACTGGAGGCATCTCCGGCGGCGTGGGCAACTTTGTGCAAATCCTGCAAGTGGGCCAGCCCGTCAACTCTTTCTTTGTTTTCAAGCAAAAATTCGATGCCAACGGCAAGCCGCTTACCGATGGGGTGGATTACAACGACGACGGGGTCATCAATCTGGCCGACATGTACGAAGATGTGAATGGCGATGGAAAAGTGGACGACAACGACAAGCGCCCATTCAAAAAGCCAGCCGCCGACCTGCTTATCGGTATCACCTCTTCGTTCAACTTCAAAGGCATTGACCTGACTTTCACTTTGCGCGGCAACGCAGGCAACTATGTGTACAACAACAATGCTTCCAACGGTGGTTATTTCAACCGGGTGAACGAGCGCGGAGATATTTTCTTGAACAACCTCCACACATCGGCATTGGTGTCCAACTTCAACGGGCCGCAGTATTTCTCCGATTTCTACGTCGAGGATGCATCCTTCTTGCGGATGGACAACATCACGTTGGGCTACACATTGCCCAAGATGCCGGGTCGCTCGTCGCTCCGCCTCTATGTGACCGCGCAAAACCCGTTCGTGTGGACGCGCTACACGGGCCTCAACCCCGAGGTGGCCGGAGGCATTGACAACAACCCCTATCCTTGGTCGCGTGCTTATGTGTTCGGGATGAGCCTCGGGCTTTGA
- a CDS encoding RagB/SusD family nutrient uptake outer membrane protein: MKTLLKSSLIVSLLAIGACTDLDIEPTDRVTAEVLFKDESAYRAFIARVYAGLAVTGQSGPAGNADISSLDEGFSNYLRQYWQLQELTTDEAVIGWGDEGLPDLHNHTWTPANQFVRAMYYRIFFQVSMANEFLRETTDDKLNARGVSDATRQSIRAYRAEARFLRALSYWHGMDLVGNIPFYTEESGFGSAPPPQATRREIFNFIDNELKAIENEMAAPGQNDYGRADRAAVWMLQAKLYLNARVYIGEERNTECIAACKKVIDTGIYSLEDNWRNLFKTDNHLSREIIFAIPFDGLSTQTWGGMTYLVHAPVGGSMNAADYGINGGWFGLRTTSALVDLFPDPTGIVDERANFYTNGQSKEINSISNFSDGYAVQKFTNVSSDGTPGLDLDHPDTDYPMFRLADAYLMYAEAVLRGGTGGDLGTALNYVNALRERAYNNSSGNLSAANLTLDFILNERARELYWEGHRRTDLVRFNQFTENGVWPWKGGVKEGRTTEAFRNLFPIPTSEILANRNLQQNTGY, encoded by the coding sequence ATGAAAACTTTGCTAAAAAGTTCTCTCATTGTTTCATTGTTGGCCATCGGTGCATGCACCGACCTTGACATAGAGCCAACCGACCGGGTCACCGCCGAAGTGCTGTTCAAAGACGAGTCAGCCTATCGCGCTTTCATCGCCCGCGTCTATGCCGGATTGGCCGTCACTGGCCAATCCGGGCCGGCAGGCAACGCCGACATCTCCAGCCTCGACGAAGGCTTTTCCAATTACTTGCGCCAGTACTGGCAATTGCAGGAACTGACCACCGACGAGGCGGTCATTGGTTGGGGCGACGAGGGTCTGCCCGATTTGCACAACCACACCTGGACACCCGCCAACCAATTCGTGCGAGCCATGTATTACCGGATATTTTTCCAAGTCAGCATGGCCAACGAGTTTTTGCGCGAGACAACCGACGACAAACTCAACGCCCGTGGCGTGAGCGACGCCACCCGCCAGTCCATCAGAGCCTATCGCGCCGAGGCCCGCTTCCTGCGCGCACTGAGCTACTGGCATGGCATGGACCTCGTGGGCAACATCCCTTTCTACACAGAGGAATCGGGCTTTGGCTCCGCACCGCCGCCACAGGCTACCCGCCGCGAGATTTTCAACTTCATTGACAATGAGTTGAAAGCAATCGAAAACGAAATGGCGGCTCCCGGTCAGAACGACTACGGACGCGCCGACCGCGCCGCCGTGTGGATGTTGCAAGCAAAGCTATATCTCAACGCACGGGTTTACATCGGCGAAGAGCGCAACACAGAGTGCATCGCCGCTTGCAAGAAAGTGATTGACACTGGCATCTACTCGCTGGAAGACAACTGGCGCAACCTGTTCAAGACCGACAATCACCTGTCGCGGGAAATCATTTTCGCCATTCCGTTTGACGGCCTCAGCACCCAAACCTGGGGCGGCATGACCTACCTCGTGCACGCACCCGTGGGCGGCAGCATGAACGCAGCCGACTATGGCATCAACGGCGGGTGGTTTGGCCTTCGCACCACCAGCGCCTTGGTAGACCTGTTCCCCGACCCCACTGGCATCGTGGACGAACGCGCCAACTTCTACACCAACGGCCAAAGCAAGGAAATCAATTCCATCAGCAACTTCAGCGACGGCTATGCGGTGCAGAAATTCACCAACGTCTCCTCCGACGGCACACCCGGCCTCGACCTCGACCACCCCGACACGGACTATCCGATGTTCCGGCTCGCCGACGCTTACCTGATGTACGCGGAAGCAGTGCTGCGCGGCGGCACTGGCGGCGACCTCGGCACGGCGCTCAACTATGTGAACGCGCTGCGCGAACGTGCCTACAACAATAGCTCAGGCAACTTGTCCGCCGCCAACCTGACGCTGGATTTCATCCTCAACGAGCGCGCTCGTGAACTATACTGGGAGGGCCACCGCCGCACGGACCTCGTTCGTTTCAACCAATTCACCGAGAACGGTGTATGGCCCTGGAAAGGCGGCGTGAAAGAAGGCCGCACGACCGAAGCTTTCCGCAACCTCTTCCCCATTCCGACTTCGGAGATTCTGGCGAATAGAAACCTTCAACAGAACACCGGGTATTGA
- a CDS encoding SusF/SusE family outer membrane protein, giving the protein MKHIFKNSLLLLGAFVLFFACKKEELDLAALTDFPPGVFSITPANGAVVGSGQNFDVVVKFVSGSVSTLASSTVTLTNDAGTQIATKTQSLTGTADSLLIEGSSFNAASLPLGKYKLVVSVTDTKGKTQSRTTGFEIGIKPNIGIIGSATPGGWGEDTDMPEVSPGVYELVITLTDGEVKFRADNAWAVNWGASSFPTGVGTQDGPNIPVPAGTWKVRFEFPSGAYSFTPAITFASNASALYLLGSFNNFQGSQYKFNLVADNTWVLNEILLKPGDLFKFSEGPNFMGQNWGDNDGDGRAELFGNNITFNAPEGEAYYTISFNDRTRLYTVEFLRYPVIGIIGSATPTGWDSDTEMTNIGGGNFEIKMTLTDGEVKFRANKSWGTNWGGSTFPTGTATLNGPNIPVVAGSYIITFSPGTGAYRFEPDAGIASVGIIGNATPGGWDTETPMKPNGDGTFSLIIGLGNGEAKFRANNSWDINWGAGSFPTGTGTQNGPNIPVSKGIYFVTFNANTGEYSFTPASIGIIGNATPGGWDTDTNMAENTEVGVVTLNITLTAGEAKFRANDSWDNNWGGSGFPSGVATPNGPNIPIPGGTYNVRFNVNTGEYSFN; this is encoded by the coding sequence ATGAAGCATATTTTTAAAAATTCACTCCTGCTGCTGGGCGCGTTCGTGCTGTTCTTCGCCTGCAAAAAGGAAGAATTGGACCTCGCCGCGCTCACCGACTTTCCGCCGGGCGTGTTCAGCATAACACCCGCCAATGGCGCCGTCGTCGGCTCCGGCCAAAATTTCGATGTGGTGGTGAAGTTCGTCTCCGGCAGCGTCTCCACGCTGGCCTCCTCCACCGTGACGCTCACCAACGACGCAGGCACACAAATCGCCACCAAAACGCAATCGCTCACCGGCACTGCCGACTCTCTCCTGATAGAGGGCAGCTCGTTCAATGCCGCAAGCCTTCCGCTTGGCAAATACAAATTGGTCGTCTCCGTCACCGATACGAAAGGCAAGACGCAATCGCGCACCACAGGTTTTGAAATCGGCATCAAGCCCAATATCGGCATCATCGGCTCTGCCACACCGGGCGGATGGGGCGAAGACACGGATATGCCCGAGGTCAGCCCCGGCGTGTATGAGCTCGTCATCACCCTCACCGACGGCGAGGTGAAATTTCGCGCCGACAATGCATGGGCTGTCAACTGGGGGGCCTCCAGTTTCCCCACGGGCGTAGGCACACAGGATGGCCCGAACATACCCGTCCCGGCAGGCACATGGAAAGTGCGCTTCGAGTTCCCGAGCGGCGCGTATAGTTTCACGCCTGCTATCACGTTTGCCAGCAACGCGAGCGCGCTCTATTTGCTCGGCTCGTTCAACAACTTCCAAGGGAGTCAATACAAGTTCAACCTTGTGGCTGACAACACTTGGGTCTTGAATGAAATCCTGCTCAAGCCTGGCGACTTGTTCAAATTCTCCGAAGGCCCCAACTTCATGGGTCAAAACTGGGGCGACAACGACGGTGACGGCAGAGCCGAACTGTTTGGCAACAACATCACCTTCAACGCACCCGAAGGCGAGGCGTACTACACCATTTCCTTCAACGACAGGACACGACTCTACACCGTCGAATTCCTGCGTTACCCCGTCATCGGCATCATCGGCAGCGCCACGCCCACCGGCTGGGACTCCGACACGGAAATGACCAACATCGGTGGCGGCAATTTTGAAATCAAGATGACCCTCACCGACGGCGAGGTGAAATTCCGCGCCAACAAAAGCTGGGGCACCAACTGGGGTGGCAGCACTTTTCCCACGGGAACCGCCACACTCAACGGCCCCAACATCCCGGTGGTGGCAGGCTCCTATATCATCACCTTCAGCCCCGGCACGGGGGCCTACAGATTTGAGCCAGACGCGGGCATTGCCTCGGTGGGCATCATCGGAAACGCCACACCCGGCGGCTGGGACACCGAAACGCCAATGAAACCCAACGGCGATGGCACTTTCAGTTTAATCATAGGGCTTGGCAACGGTGAGGCAAAATTCCGCGCCAACAACAGCTGGGACATCAACTGGGGCGCAGGCTCTTTCCCAACCGGGACAGGCACCCAAAATGGCCCGAACATCCCGGTCTCGAAAGGCATTTACTTCGTCACTTTCAACGCCAACACGGGTGAATACAGCTTCACGCCCGCCTCTATCGGCATCATCGGCAACGCCACGCCCGGTGGCTGGGACACCGATACCAACATGGCCGAAAACACGGAGGTCGGCGTGGTCACCCTCAATATCACGCTGACGGCCGGTGAGGCAAAATTCCGCGCCAACGACAGCTGGGACAACAACTGGGGCGGCAGCGGCTTCCCATCTGGCGTTGCCACGCCCAACGGGCCGAACATCCCGATTCCCGGCGGAACGTACAACGTGCGGTTCAACGTGAACACGGGAGAGTATTCGTTCAACTAA
- a CDS encoding transcriptional regulator translates to MFKELDPLLLSQLRLAIMSYLMVAREADFNLLKEQTDATAGNLSAQISKLQEAGYIEVEKTYRNNYPLTICRITEKGVEAFDAFYKDLKSYFE, encoded by the coding sequence ATGTTTAAGGAATTGGACCCTTTGCTACTGTCGCAATTGCGACTGGCCATCATGTCGTATCTGATGGTGGCGCGTGAAGCGGATTTCAATTTGCTGAAAGAGCAAACGGATGCCACGGCAGGCAACCTGAGCGCACAAATCAGCAAATTGCAGGAAGCTGGCTACATCGAGGTGGAAAAGACCTACCGCAACAATTACCCGCTCACCATCTGCCGGATTACGGAGAAAGGTGTGGAAGCGTTCGATGCTTTTTACAAGGACCTGAAATCATATTTTGAATAG
- a CDS encoding helix-turn-helix transcriptional regulator — translation MLINGEEQVIQLRGETFHCALDVTMHFIGGKWKTVVLWYLRNDKKRFSELKKRIPDITEKMLSLQLKTLEEDGLVRRTVYPEVPPRVEYELTDFGRTTVPMLEEIAKWGRTLGSVEGKMVRKEEVKGH, via the coding sequence ATGCTCATCAACGGAGAAGAACAAGTCATTCAACTAAGAGGCGAGACCTTTCACTGCGCCCTTGATGTCACCATGCACTTCATCGGCGGCAAATGGAAAACCGTGGTGCTGTGGTATTTGCGCAACGACAAAAAGCGATTTAGCGAGCTCAAGAAGCGCATTCCCGACATCACCGAAAAAATGCTGAGCCTCCAACTCAAAACTTTGGAAGAAGACGGATTGGTGAGGCGCACGGTCTATCCAGAGGTGCCGCCACGGGTCGAGTACGAACTCACCGATTTTGGCCGCACGACCGTGCCCATGTTGGAGGAAATCGCCAAGTGGGGGCGAACGTTGGGCAGTGTTGAAGGCAAGATGGTTCGGAAAGAGGAAGTCAAGGGGCATTGA
- a CDS encoding NAD(P)-binding domain-containing protein, giving the protein MKIAVLGTGSVGQALAGRLAGLGHEVVMGTRNVAESLSRTTPDAWGNPAIGTWATQNPHIKLVTYSEAAAFSDGIIVHAMNGFAAIDSLKQAGEAKLSGKILLDITNPLDFSKGFPPSLFVSNTDSLGEQIQAAFPTLKVVKTLNTVTNPIMVNPSIIPGDHTIFVSGNDADAKAQVVEVLKSFGWAAHNILDLGDITTARGTEQILPIWVRLYGVLQTPMFNFHLKMAPK; this is encoded by the coding sequence ATGAAAATCGCAGTTCTCGGAACAGGTTCGGTTGGTCAAGCATTGGCTGGTCGTTTGGCAGGCTTGGGCCATGAAGTCGTGATGGGCACCCGCAATGTGGCGGAAAGCCTGTCGCGCACCACTCCCGATGCTTGGGGCAACCCAGCCATTGGCACTTGGGCCACACAAAACCCGCACATCAAGTTGGTGACCTACTCGGAAGCGGCCGCTTTTTCGGATGGCATCATCGTGCACGCCATGAACGGTTTTGCCGCTATTGACAGCCTTAAACAGGCAGGCGAGGCCAAACTGTCGGGCAAAATCCTGCTCGACATCACGAATCCCTTGGATTTTTCAAAAGGCTTCCCGCCCTCATTGTTCGTGAGCAATACCGACAGTCTGGGCGAACAAATTCAAGCGGCCTTTCCGACTTTGAAAGTGGTAAAAACGTTAAACACTGTGACCAATCCCATCATGGTCAACCCCAGCATCATTCCCGGCGACCACACGATTTTCGTCAGTGGCAACGATGCGGATGCCAAAGCTCAAGTCGTGGAAGTGCTCAAGAGTTTTGGATGGGCGGCTCACAACATCCTTGATTTGGGCGACATCACGACCGCACGGGGCACAGAGCAGATATTGCCTATTTGGGTGCGCCTTTACGGAGTGTTGCAAACACCGATGTTCAATTTCCATTTGAAGATGGCACCGAAGTAA